A stretch of DNA from Desulfovibrio gilichinskyi:
TTGTCGGGTTGAAGGGTGTCTGGGGTTGGTCAATCTTCGGATGCGTGTGGGCGATGGCTGTCGGCGGAATTATCACTAAATTTTTCTGGATGGATGCACCGCGCTGGCTTTCGACAGGTTTTTATCTCGCAATGGGCTGGGCGGCTATTGTCGCTATTTGGCCTCTTGTAGAAGCTTTGCAGATCGGAGCATTACTCTGGCTTTTAGCCGGGGGCATTTTCTATTCTATCGGTGCTGTAATTTATGCTCTTAAACGTCCAGACCCTTGGCCTGGATTTCTTGGTTTTCATGAAATTTTTCATATATTTGTAATGGCTGGTAGCTTTTGCCACTTTTGGGCTATTTATAAGTATATTTCAGTTATCATGTAAGCTGTTTAATCGTAGAAATCTGTTTAACTGCTCTTGTACTTGTTATAATGATAGGTTAAAATTTTTTGCTAAATATTAATTATTTGCGGTCAGCAAAAAAATGGTTTGTAAACGATATTTTTTGAATCATTTTAGTGAGAGAAACAATTGAGTAGGGATAGTATGAAAGACAGGAAGTATAAATTTACGTGGGATCTTATAGGTGATCTTGAACTGGGGCGTCCTAATTTAGGTCCTTATGCCAGACTTGAAGTTTATCGTTTAATGCAATTTTCCTTTCGAGATATTTTGGAAAAGAATTACGGTACTGAAAAAGCTGATGCATTGTTTTATGAATCCGGTAAACTTGCCGGCGAAGAAATGTTTAAGAAGTTTTTTTCAGAATTGACTAATTTTAATGAGTACGTAAAAGTTTTGCAAACTGCTTTGCGTGAAATGGGTGTAGGAATTCTTAAAGTGGAAGAAGCTGATCTTGAAGTTGGGAGGTTTGTGTTAACCGTTTCTGAAGATCTGGATTGCTCAGGTTTACCGGAACTTGATTATGAGATTTGTGCTTATGATGAAGGATTTATAGCTGGTTTGATGGAGAGCTTTACAGGGATTAAATTTAAGGTAAAAGAAGTAGATTGCTGGTGTACAGGAGATAGAACCTGTAGATTTTTAGCAGAAGCCGTGAAGGATTAGACTATGCATCACCAGTTTCCGTTTGAGCACGGATTATACACGGAGAATAAAGAAACTGCTCCCTTAGAATCAGCTGGAAATAATGGAAATTATGCTATAGTTTCTGAAATTGCCGATATTTTCCGTCATGCTTTAACATATCCTGACAAAGATATTATTCTTCCATCCTCACTTAGAGAAAATGCGGATCTGACTTCTTTGCTAAATGACCTTAAAGATATCAGTCTTTTTGCATTGTCTCTTGCAAACGGAGATACCTCAAAGGAACTCAGAGTCAAAGGATTTATGGCCGGAGCGTTAAAGACGCTTCGTTCTCATTTGCGTCATATGACTTGGCAGACAAAGCAGGTGACTGAAGGTGATTACAGTCAACAAATGGATTTCTTGGGTGAATTTTCTGAAGCGTTTAATGCGATGGTGGTCCAACTCGAAGAAACGAGAACTAAGCTTCTTGAGAGTGAACAAAAATATCGTTTACTGGCGGTGACTGACCCGCTTACCGGTCTTTTTAACCGAAGATCGTTTTTTGATTCCGCAAGAAAAGAATTGAACCGAACAGAGCGCAGGGGAGGGAGTGTTTCCTTTCTTATGATCGATGCAGATCATTTTAAAAATATTAATGATGCTCACGGTCATGCCTGTGGAGACATTGTATTGCGTGCTTTAGGGCTTTTTATTTCAGATTCTATTCGTGAAGAGGATCTTTTGGCTCGTTACGGCGGCGAGGAGTTTGTGGTGATTCTTCCTGATACTTCTGAAAAAGAGGCTGTTCATGTTGCTGAGAGAATGCGTGAATCGCTCAGCAATACTAAGATTCCTATCGGTCCTTGCGAAGTTAATATTGCAATAAGTATCGGTGTTTATGAGTATAAAGGTCAAGGGCAAACGGCTAAGCTATGTGATAAGGATGTAGATCAGGTTGTGTGCAATGCCGATAAAGCCCTTTATAAGGCAAAAGAAAGTGGGCGCAATATGGTTTGTTCTTTTTCTTTGTTGTAATAATCCTTTTCACACATCTTTTTAAAGTTTTAAAATTTGACTTAATGTTTAGATTACCTTCCTGAATTTTACCGGTTAACTTATAGTTTTCCTCCTCCGTTCATTATTTCTGCGTATTCACAAATATCTCTTTACTATGTGTAATTAAACAGTAAATCATCTTATATGATAGATTGTACTTGCTGCTTTACGTTATGTCTTTTCCTCTAGTTTAACCTCCTCGTTGTACAGATTCTTAATTTATTCAAGTCATTTTTCATTACAATAATTTAAAAAAAGTTGTCCCCCGGACATGAGTCGGCTGTTTCATGTCCGGGCTATTACATATTCTATGTCTTGTAGGGGGGAGGAACAACAAGTTTACCCTCAAAGGAGGAATAACGCTAATGACAATGGATGCTGAATTTTTGGAAGATGAACAGTTGGAAGCTGAAAGTATTAAAAAAGAACATCGCAGATTAACAGAGCTGTTTCTGGCAGATGTGAAAGCTACTTTCGGTTCTCCTCACGGCAGGCGGATCTTTACATTTCTGCTTGAGCAGGGAGGAGTTAATGCGGTTCTGTATTCCAAAGAAACAGATATTTACCGGAATGTGGCTGTTCATGATTTTGTAGTAGAAAATGTTCTTGCGCCTGTTGTTACGGCAGATGAGGAAATCTACCTTTCAATTATTCGTGAGCGCGCTGAAAAACTTAGGAAAGAGGAGGATAAAAAATGAGTGATTACGTTGCTCCTGAAGATACGCAGGCGGGGGTAACAGCTGCCGGTGGTATCGAACAACCGAACGGGCGACTGTCTATTCTAGGCAATGATGACGGGGAGTATGAACATGGTTCAGACCAAGAAGATCATCAAAAGTCGGCTGGGAATCAGCTTCGTGGAGCAGGTGGGGAAAGTGATGTTAAGCCTGACCTTCGCTCTGCCTCGCAGGTTGATCCGGCAGACTATGAAATAAATTATGGAGAAGGAATAGAAGTTCCATCTCATATTGATCAGCATTTCAGAGATTTTGCTCGTGAAAACGGTGTAACGGCCGAGCTTGCACAGAAATTGGTTGATTTTAATAACAAACTTGAAAGTGCAAGACATCAGGATCATGAACAGCAGGTCAATAAGTGGGCGGATGAAATAAGTTCCTTACCCGGCTGGCATGGTGCTGCTTTCAGACAAAATGTAAGCATAGCCAATAAGGCTATGAAAGCTTTTGCTTCACCTGAGCTGGTAAAGCTGATCAAAGATTCAGGCTATAACAATCATCCTGAGGTGGTTAAAGCTTTTCATGGAATAGGGATGCGTATGTCTGAAGATTCTTATGTGGACAGCCCTAGACCGACTGGAAGGAAGAAAACAATCGGAGAAATCCTTTACCCTAATCAGCCTGTTTAACTTTTATTGATAATTTTTCGTTTGAAGCGATTAGTTATATATTATGAACGCTTAAAGCGTCCTTAAATTAGAGCCGCAAGAAGGCCGAAATTCAAGGAGATTTTTTATGGGAACTCTTGGTAACAACGCTCTTACTCTTGCAGAATGGTCTAAACGTGTCGATCCTAGCGGTGATGTCGCTGCTGTTGTTGAAACACTTTCACAGACAAACGAGATTCTTGAAGATGCCGCATGGGTTGAAGGTAACCTGCCGACAGGTCATAGAACCACCGTCCGCACTGATTTGCCGACAGTAAGCTGGCGTAAACTCAACTACGGTATCAAGCCCAGTAAATCGCGCACAAAGCAGGTTGATGATACCTGCGGAATGCTGGAATCTTATGCGGAAATGGATAAAGCGTTGTCTGAGCTTAACGGGCATACTTCAACCTTCCGTGTTTCAGAAGAGCGTGCGTTCCTTGAAGCAATGAATCAGGAATTTGCTGATACTTTTGTTTACGGTGATACTGCACTTGAACCTGAAAAATATTTGGGTCTTTCGCCTCGTTTCAGCAGCCTCGAACATGAGAATGTAGTCAATTTCGGTGGAACTGGGAATAATTGTACATCTATTTGGATTGTCTGCTGGTCAGATCAGACTGTGCATTTCACTTTCCCTAAAGGAAGCACTGGCGGCTTGACTCATAAAGATCTTGGTGAAGTTACTTTGGAAGACGCAAACGGCGGTAAATATCAGGGACTTCGTACCCATTTTAAATGGACGCCAGGTCTTGTTGTCCGTGATTGGCGTTATGTAATGCGTATTGCTTCCATCGATACCACCAATTTCGGCACAGAATCTTTGCGTCATGCCCTGATTCAGGCTTTGAACAAAATACCCAACACAAACATGGGTAAAACGGTAATTTATTGTAATCAAACCATCAAAACTCAGCTTGATATTGAAGCCTCCGACAAAAATAACGTCATGCTTAAAACTGAAAACTGGGAAGGTAAGCCTGTAACAACCTTCTGGGGATGCCCGATTCGCAGGGTTGATTCCATTCTCAATACTGAGTCTGCAATCACTGCTTAATTATTGATTCGGCCATGTTTTAAACAGATCTAATTTAAAGGAGACTAATATGTATTTGGATAAAGAGCTTTGTTTTTGTGAAAAGCAATCAATTGTCGGAAACGCAATTTCTGAAAATGTTATCTATGTCGGTGAAGATTGCGGTAGCGGAAATACTGTTAAACTTAAAGTTTTTGTGGACGGTGAAGCTTGTGCGGGACTCACAGATCTAAGAGTGGCGTTGCAGGGTTCTGAGGATGATTCTTTCGGATTGTATGATACCATTTTTGAATCAGGCGCAATTCCTGTTGCCAGCCTGACTAAAGGGTATAATTTCCCGTTGCCGTCTCTGCCTGTGAAGCACAAAGCGTTTGTAAGATTGTCTTTGACCGTTGGCGGAAGTGATGCAACTGCCGGAAAAATAAGCGGTTATGTGATCATTGATGATCAGACCAACGTTTAGCTGTAAGGAATTATTTTGAAATATATTTGTAAACAGAATTGTTATGTACGGAACTCGCAAGGCGTGTTTCAACGTTTTAACCGTGGAGATAGTGCTGATTTTGAGGAAAATGTTGCGGTGGTTGAGCATTTTGAAGAAGCAGATTGCGGTTTCAATGAATCTGGTGAAGGTAAGATTAAGAGTGAAAGAGAGGATCTTCTTGATACTCTTAAAAATCTCGGAGCGGCTTTTTCGCCTAAAGACAGTATGCCTAAATTACGTAAAATTTTAAAGGAGGCTGAATCTGAGTAAAATTAAAACTAAATAACTTATTTGTAACCACGGCTAATTCATATCTGACCTGCCCCCCGGAATTAATTCCGGGGGGCTTCATTTACTTTATTATTGCATGTCGTTAATGATTGTTTTCAGTTCATCTGCCATTTTTGCAAGGTCACTGACAGCAATAGCTGATTCCTGCATGGAGTTGGCATTTTCCTCAGCAGAATTTGCAATATGTTCTGTTGATGAAGAAATTTCATCACTTGCTGCCGATTGTTCTTCCGCAGCCGCGGCTATACTGCGGACATTGTCGGCTGTTTGATCAACAAGTTTAACAATTTCTTTAAGTATTTTTTCAGATATTTCTGCCAGTTTTTTATTCTCATTAATTTCCAGCGCAGTTTTTTCTGATGAGGTCATACTTTTTTGAGTACTCTGCTGAATGTTGTTAATGGCGGAAGTTACTTCATTGGTTGCTTGCATTGTCTTTTCCGCTAATTTGCGAACTTCGTCAGCGACAACAGCAAAACCTCTACCTGCTTCACCTGCACGGGCTGCTTCAATGGCAGCATTAAGTGCTAGAAGATTAGTTTGATCTGCGATGTCATTAATTACATTTATGACGCTTCCGATACTCTCCACTTGTTCACCCAAAACATGCATTTCATTTTTAAGGTGCAAAGCATTTTCATATACATTTGAAATCAAAAGAGTTGATTGGCCTACGGCATTTTCACCTTCAAGAGCTTTCTTCTTAGCAGAATCTGCTAGTTCGGCCGCATTTCCGGCTCCTCTTGCTACTTCAATAACAGTTTCATTCATTTGTTCAATGGCAACTGAAACTTCACGGGTGCTGTTTCGCTGAGCAGTTGAAGTTGCAGAGGATTGTTCTATCTGTGCTGAAAGTTCTTCAGTAGCAGATGCGAGTCTGTCGGATATTTCAGTTGCATGCATTGCTGATTTGGCTACTTTTTCATTATGTGCACTAAGTTGTGCTTCTTTTTCTTTCAGGTCTGTCATGTCAATGTACAGACAGAAACCACCTATACATTTTTGGTTTATATCGTACAGTGGATATACATTTGCCAGAACGTGGCGAACTCCACCTTTGTGACCGGTGATACTTACTTCAAGGTTTTTGAATATTTTGCCTGTTTGGATGGACTGCCCGACTGCTGATTTACGTGTAGGGTCGTTGTAGAATATTTCTGAAAGGGTTTTCCCATATTGACTTTTTGGCGTGCTATTAATTTCAACCATGTCCATACAAGCCTGGTTGGTGAACATGGTGCGTTCTTTGGTGTCAACAAGCAGAAACGGAGTAGGCAACCCTTCAATAATACCTTTTTTCATGCCGGCTTCGCGCAGAAAAGCTTCTGAGAGATTTTTTATTGCCGGCCATAAAATATTGTCATCTGAAATTGGTTCTACTGGAGATGTCAACTTATTGTCATCTGCCAGAGCATTTGCAAAGTCTGCTACAGAATCAATATATATTATTTGTTTTTGCAGAATAAAGGCGACTGAAAGCATAACTATAACGGCGACAAGCGCAATCCCTGTCATACAGAACATATTCCCAATATCTAAGATCAATGCCAAAGCCGTCATTAGAATAATAAGTCCTGTACCGATAAAGAGGATTAAGTGCCCCTTTTTAATCATATTCATAAAAACCTCTCATTATAGAATACATAGCACGATATTTTTTCGTGTTTTGTTACATACTGCTATATTATTATCATGTAAAGCTTTGTGATTATTTGTGTAATTTTGTCTGTTTGTTCCAATGGTTATGTGGTTGTATGTATATTTTATAGTTTTTTTTTTATAATTTCACCACCCGGACCTGACTCGGCTTATTCATGTCCGCCCTGCCCTATATCCTATGCTTATTCAGTTAAGGATAGCTTAATTAAATTCAGAACAGGTCTGTGTTTAATCCGGCTATCAGAAAATAAGCAGAGGTCTTTATGATTTATCCAGGCGGATACAAATTACGAGAAAAAGAAGGCAAGGACATCCCCATTAACGTTCGGTTGTATAAAAACTCAATACCACCGGAAGATATTCTGGAAATGATGTACGATGTGGTACCGAATTCCATTCTCGAAGGGCCGGAAGAAATGGACAGCCCCTATTATGCTCTTAATGATTTTCCTGCCCATGAACGCATGTATCCAAGCATGATGTCCCCAGAACGCAAGGCTTTATTTGAACGTAAATTAAGGGAAATAGAATACGAAAAGAAATATTTAAAGGAAACACAGCGCAAACTTCACGCAAAATTTATTATTGAAAATCCAGATCTGCCTCTTGTTAAAGACTTGATTAAAACACAATATGGGCAAGAATTGCTTGCCGAAGTTACTAAAGATCAGCCGCGACAGTCGGAAACTGGCACGGGTGCGAATATTCATGATGAACAGCAAAGAGATGCTGTCGATGTTTCAGTCATGGAAGCATATCAGACTAAAACGTTTACGATCCCGCAATCGGAAGATTCATCACACCCGATCCGTTAGGATTCGCTGGCGGAGACGTAGATGTTTACGGGGATTGTTTGGATGATCCTATTAATTTTCATGATCGGACGGGGCTTGCCACAGCACGACGATCCGCTCCATATGTAGAAAAAGGGTTGGATAAGGTTAGTAAGATTGCTAAGCGAGGAATAGCTACAGCTAAAGACGCTTATAACGAAGCTGATGTAACAGTACGTAATTTTACATCAAATAAAAAATATGAAGTAAATCTAAATGATATTACAGATGGAGCAACAAGTTTTGTTGACGGATTACCTCCATCAAATGGACCAATAAATGGTCCAGTTACCGCTTTTTTTGGTACGAAGCTAGCCGTTAAAAATGCTAAAGAAGCTTATAAAGAAATAAAAAACAAAATTGATGAATCAAAAACAAAAAAGAATATTAAAGGGAAATAAAGGGGACTATCCTTTAGTAATGAGGATAATTGCAGTTGCCTACGGTTTATTTACTATGTGTGGGGCATGGCCAAATGAACTACCTTACTATTATAAAGGGCATGAAATAGGCCTTTGGGGGAAGTGGGCGATGTTTGCCTTTGGGCTACTAATTTTTTGGTGCGGTATTTTTTACAAACGCCCTATGGGGGGGAAAGCATTTCACTAAACTTGAAGAATCTATTTGTCCTAAATGCCAACAAGTGTTTATGCCTAAAAAAGCACCTGAAGACCAAATGTGCCACAAGTGCAACTGTTCTCTTGAACAACTTGAAGGATTTTATAAAAGGCATCCAGAATTAAAAGAAGCTGAAATTGATACCTCAATAAAAGAGACCAAATAGTAATTTATTATCAGCCCCGACTTCGGTCGGGGCTTTTTTTTATTAAAATTTCACCTCCGGACATGACTCGGCTTATTCATGTCCGGCCTGCCTTTTATCCTGACTTTGTAAGGGATTCATTCATTTGAATTGTAACCATAACAAAGACAGGAGAATTTACGTGGCAATTTCAGAAGTTAAGATTTGTAACCTTGCGCTTAGAAAACTTGGTGCAAGGCTCATTGAGTCGCTTAGTGACAGCTCGCAGGAAGCGGTCACTTGCAATCTTTTTTATGAGCAGGTGCGTGACGCGGTTCTTCGTGATCACCCGTGGAATTTTGCGGCATCCCGGTGCAGGCTTGCAAAGCTTGCGCAAGCTCCGGCATTTGGTTTTTCATTTCAATATCAGGTTCCGGTGGATTGTATTCACTTGCGCCAGCTTAATCGTTCTGATGACGAATTTGTTGTTGAAGGTGATAAAATCCTCACTAATGTGGATAGTGCTTTTGCCATTTACACCGGCAAAGTGACTAATCCGGTCTTATTTGATTCATCGTTTGTAATGGCTTTTGCCGCACGTCTCGCGGCAGAAATAGCTGATGACATTACAGGTTCATCTACTAAGGCCAGAGAAATGTGGACGCTTTATCTTAATGCAATGCAGTCCGCCAGATTGGCAGATTCTGCCGAAGGGCGTGAGGATGAAATTTTGAATGACCCGTGGCTTGAGGCCCGCGGAATAAGCGGTATTGATTCGCCGGTGTGGAGGGCTTAGTTGTGTCAGTTTCATTAATAATGACCAACTTCAGCGCAGGTGAACTTTCACCTCGTCTCGGTGGTAGGGTTGATCTCGCAAAATATTCAAACGGACTTTCTGTTCTTGAAAATATGTACACTCATCCGCATGGAGGAGCATCGCGTCGAACCGGATTTCGTTTTATTCGAGAAATTGTCGGGCGTGATTTAATGCCGAAAAACAGTTTGAATTCCGCAACAGGCTGGACTGTCGGTGCCGGGTGGACTGTTGCAGGCGGTTCTGCAACTTGCGGTGGAACCCAAAAAGGAGCGTCTGTTCTAAGTCGGGAAGTAGGGTTAATCGCAGGGCGCACGTATGAATTTGGATTTAAAATTTCAAATTATACTGGTGGCTCCGTGCAAATTGTTTCTGCTGGTGCTGGAGTTAGCGAGTCCGCTTCTGCTAGCGGGGAATTTGTATCTCGTCTTGAAGCTGGAGATTCTGGACTAATCAGTATTAGCGCAGATGCCGATTTCAAAGGGCAAATTGATTCTGTTTATGTGCGGCAAATAGGGCCGAAAGCTCGATTAATTCCCTTCGAATTCTCCACAGAGCAGGCATATGTTCTTGAGTTTACCGATAAAAATATCAGAATTTATAAAGACGGCGGTATTGTTGTAGGTGCAGATGGTGAACCTGTTGAGGTTCCGACTCCATACACTGAGAATGATTTAGCGAAGATTCGTTTTACCCAGTCTGCTGACGTTATGTATTTGGTACACCCTGAGGTGCAACCTTATAAACTATCCAGAACATCTCATGTCGACTGGACTGTAAAACTTGTTCCTTTCTCTTCCCCTCCATCTGAGTGGAATA
This window harbors:
- a CDS encoding major capsid protein; its protein translation is MGTLGNNALTLAEWSKRVDPSGDVAAVVETLSQTNEILEDAAWVEGNLPTGHRTTVRTDLPTVSWRKLNYGIKPSKSRTKQVDDTCGMLESYAEMDKALSELNGHTSTFRVSEERAFLEAMNQEFADTFVYGDTALEPEKYLGLSPRFSSLEHENVVNFGGTGNNCTSIWIVCWSDQTVHFTFPKGSTGGLTHKDLGEVTLEDANGGKYQGLRTHFKWTPGLVVRDWRYVMRIASIDTTNFGTESLRHALIQALNKIPNTNMGKTVIYCNQTIKTQLDIEASDKNNVMLKTENWEGKPVTTFWGCPIRRVDSILNTESAITA
- the trhA gene encoding PAQR family membrane homeostasis protein TrhA yields the protein MLQYIRDPMNGLTHFIGFCLAIVGLRMLINISINPTNIMHVVTFSVFGIGMILLYLTSTLYHWLPLSEKGTRFLRKIDHTMIFIFIAATYTPICLVGLKGVWGWSIFGCVWAMAVGGIITKFFWMDAPRWLSTGFYLAMGWAAIVAIWPLVEALQIGALLWLLAGGIFYSIGAVIYALKRPDPWPGFLGFHEIFHIFVMAGSFCHFWAIYKYISVIM
- a CDS encoding V4R domain-containing protein encodes the protein MKDRKYKFTWDLIGDLELGRPNLGPYARLEVYRLMQFSFRDILEKNYGTEKADALFYESGKLAGEEMFKKFFSELTNFNEYVKVLQTALREMGVGILKVEEADLEVGRFVLTVSEDLDCSGLPELDYEICAYDEGFIAGLMESFTGIKFKVKEVDCWCTGDRTCRFLAEAVKD
- a CDS encoding methyl-accepting chemotaxis protein produces the protein MNMIKKGHLILFIGTGLIILMTALALILDIGNMFCMTGIALVAVIVMLSVAFILQKQIIYIDSVADFANALADDNKLTSPVEPISDDNILWPAIKNLSEAFLREAGMKKGIIEGLPTPFLLVDTKERTMFTNQACMDMVEINSTPKSQYGKTLSEIFYNDPTRKSAVGQSIQTGKIFKNLEVSITGHKGGVRHVLANVYPLYDINQKCIGGFCLYIDMTDLKEKEAQLSAHNEKVAKSAMHATEISDRLASATEELSAQIEQSSATSTAQRNSTREVSVAIEQMNETVIEVARGAGNAAELADSAKKKALEGENAVGQSTLLISNVYENALHLKNEMHVLGEQVESIGSVINVINDIADQTNLLALNAAIEAARAGEAGRGFAVVADEVRKLAEKTMQATNEVTSAINNIQQSTQKSMTSSEKTALEINENKKLAEISEKILKEIVKLVDQTADNVRSIAAAAEEQSAASDEISSSTEHIANSAEENANSMQESAIAVSDLAKMADELKTIINDMQ
- a CDS encoding Bbp16 family capsid cement protein; this encodes MYLDKELCFCEKQSIVGNAISENVIYVGEDCGSGNTVKLKVFVDGEACAGLTDLRVALQGSEDDSFGLYDTIFESGAIPVASLTKGYNFPLPSLPVKHKAFVRLSLTVGGSDATAGKISGYVIIDDQTNV
- a CDS encoding GGDEF domain-containing protein codes for the protein MHHQFPFEHGLYTENKETAPLESAGNNGNYAIVSEIADIFRHALTYPDKDIILPSSLRENADLTSLLNDLKDISLFALSLANGDTSKELRVKGFMAGALKTLRSHLRHMTWQTKQVTEGDYSQQMDFLGEFSEAFNAMVVQLEETRTKLLESEQKYRLLAVTDPLTGLFNRRSFFDSARKELNRTERRGGSVSFLMIDADHFKNINDAHGHACGDIVLRALGLFISDSIREEDLLARYGGEEFVVILPDTSEKEAVHVAERMRESLSNTKIPIGPCEVNIAISIGVYEYKGQGQTAKLCDKDVDQVVCNADKALYKAKESGRNMVCSFSLL